Proteins found in one Salvia splendens isolate huo1 chromosome 10, SspV2, whole genome shotgun sequence genomic segment:
- the LOC121752105 gene encoding histone-lysine N-methyltransferase, H3 lysine-9 specific SUVH1-like, giving the protein MEQGFNSDPNASSAPIDKSRVYDVKPLRSLVPVFPNTPGMTSISNPNPTPFVCVPPTGPFPAGVQPFYPFMVSNGSQTRNHSANAAFNGGIPDPVPLNAFRTPTPQVNGGSSRAKRAYKTPGSASVVIEDDGYSDAQDQSDQYVSGFGTHGTDADDASHSGKKKRGRPKRRGVGNGPEIDVESVANNILTLFKLKDFDESRKANGDKDTTAAVLLVYDLIRRTLTQLEEASDTSGGARRPDLKSSNLMMTKGVRTNNLKRTGHVPGVDVGDIFFFRMELCLVGVHAPSMAGIDYMSVKVTGSEDPIAVSIVSSGGYDDDDGDDTNVLIYSGQGGVQRRDGQMFDQKLERGNLALEKSLHRGNDVRVIRGIKDTSNAPGKIYVYDGVHKIIESWAEKNKSGLNVFKYKLIRQPGQPEAYSLWKSIQQWRDGTAARPGLIIPDLTSGIERQPVALVNDTDGEKGPAHFTYVASLKYSQPFPASKQFSGCRCLGGCQPGDSSCPCNQRNDGLLPYSAAGILLTTKPVIHECGQSCQSPPNCRNRISQAGVKFRLEVFKTKNRGWGLRSWDPIRSGSFICEYAGDIVKVTASDFENANDDSYIFDAGRYYEPLERVYDSNSAKKAPFPLVISAKSNGNVSRFMNHSCSPNVFWQPVLRESDSGICLHVAFFAIHHIPPMQELVYNYGIPAEADRGRKKCLCGSVKCRGHFY; this is encoded by the coding sequence ATGGAACAAGGTTTTAACTCTGATCCAAATGCCTCTTCTGCGCCAATTGATAAGTCTAGGGTATATGATGTCAAGCCTTTAAGAAGCCTTGTCCCGGTTTTCCCGAACACTCCGGGCATGACTTCTATTTCAAACCCTAATCCAACTCCTTTTGTGTGTGTTCCGCCTACTGGTCCTTTCCCTGCTGGAGTCCAACCATTTTACCCGTTTATGGTTTCAAATGGCTCTCAGACTCGAAACCATTCGGCCAATGCTGCTTTTAATGGTGGTATACCAGATCCGGTTCCATTAAACGCGTTTAGGACCCCCACTCCGCAGgtgaatggagggagtagtcgGGCTAAGAGGGCCTACAAAACTCCTGGTTCAGCATCTGTGGTTATCGAGGATGATGGATATAGTGATGCACAGGATCAAAGTGACCAATATGTGAGTGGATTTGGCACGCATGGTACTGATGCAGACGATGCTAGCCATTCGGGTAAGAAAAAAAGGGGCCGTCCGAAGAGGAGAGGAGTTGGGAATGGACCAGAGATTGATGTTGAATCAGTTGCTAATAACATCTTAACCTTGTTTAAGCTTAAAGATTTTGATGAGAGTAGAAAAGCTAATGGTGACAAGGATACAACTGCAGCTGTGCTATTGGTCTACGACTTGATCCGGAGAACGCTTACTCAACTCGAGGAAGCAAGTGATACTTCTGGAGGTGCCCGACGTCCAGACCTCAAGTCTTCGAATCTTATGATGACCAAAGGAGTGCGGACAAACAACCTGAAGAGGACTGGCCATGTACCTGGGGTTGATGTTGGAGATATCTTTTTCTTCAGAATGGAGCTCTGCTTGGTGGGTGTACATGCTCCGAGCATGGCCGGGATAGATTATATGAGTGTCAAGGTCACCGGAAGCGAAGACCCTATAGCAGTCAGCATAGTTTCTTCCGGAGGttacgatgatgatgatggggaTGATACTAATGTGTTGATCTACAGTGGTCAGGGTGGAGTTCAGAGGAGAGACGGCCAAATGTTCGATCAGAAACTTGAGAGGGGAAATCTTGCCCTAGAAAAGAGTCTGCATCGTGGTAATGATGTTAGAGTTATAAGGGGTATCAAGGATACTAGTAATGCACCTGGTAAGATTTATGTGTACGACGGTGTTCACAAGATTATTGAGTCGTGGGCGGAAAAGAATAAATCTGGTTTAAATGTGTTTAAGTATAAGCTGATAAGGCAACCGGGGCAGCCTGAAGCTTACTCACTGTGGAAATCAATTCAGCAGTGGAGGGATGGGACTGCTGCTCGGCCCGGCCTTATTATTCCGGACCTAACTTCAGGCATTGAGAGACAGCCTGTGGCTCTTGTAAACGACACTGATGGGGAGAAAGGACCTGCTCATTTCACCTACGTCGCTAGTCTCAAATACTCTCAACCTTTTCCGGCATCCAAACAATTTTCGGGTTGTCGTTGCTTAGGCGGATGCCAACCGGGCGATAGCAGTTGTCCTTGCAACCAGAGAAACGACGGCCTGCTTCCCTATTCGGCTGCAGGAATTCTTttaactactaaaccagtgatACATGAGTGTGGTCAGTCTTGTCAGTCTCCTCCAAACTGTCGAAATCGTATATCTCAGGCAGGTGTAAAATTCCGTCTGGAGGTTTTCAAGACGAAGAACCGGGGTTGGGGTCTTAGGTCATGGGACCCTATTCGTTCAGGGAGTTTTATCTGCGAGTATGCTGGGGACATTGTCAAGGTTACTGCAAGCGATTTTGAGAATGCAAATGATGACAGTTACATCTTTGATGCTGGTCGCTACTACGAGCCACTGGAACGCGTTTATGACTCTAATAGCGCCAAGAAGGCCCCCTTCCCTCTTGTTATAAGTGCTAAAAGCAACGGGAATGTGTCCCGTTTCATGAACCATAGCTGCTCCCCTAATGTGTTCTGGCAGCCGGTTCTGCGGGAAAGTGACAGTGGAATTTGTCTCCACGTTGCTTTCTTTGCCATACACCACATTCCTCCAATGCAGGAGCTGGTGTACAACTATGGGATACCTGCAGAAGCAGACAGAGGGAGGAAGAAGTGCTTGTGCGGATCAGTCAAGTGCAGAGGTCACTTCTATTGA
- the LOC121753122 gene encoding galactose mutarotase-like: MAEAKLFELNNGTMRVIVSNYGCTITSVFVPDKHGKLADVVLGFDTIEPYQKGAAPYFGCIVGRVANRIRDGKFTLNGVEHSLPINKPPNSLHGGNKGYDKVIWEVAEYKQGDTPSITFKYRSHDKEEGYPGDVSFTATYTLTSKTTMRLDMEGVPENKATPISLAQHTYWNLAGHESGTVLDHTIQIWADHITPVDQYTVPTGEIVPVKGTPFDFTTANKIGSRINEVGLGYDHNYVIDCREEKSGLKHAAKLKDPASSRTLDLWTNAPGMQFYTANYVNGVVGKGGAVYGKQSAACLETQGFPNAINQPNFPSVVVQPGEKYNHSMLFEFSTE; the protein is encoded by the exons ATGGCGGAGGCCAAGCTTTTTGAACTTAACAATGGCACTATGCGTGTAATCGTCTCCAATTATGGTTGCACCATCACCTCAGTCTTTGTACCAGACAAACATG GTAAATTGGCTGATGTCGTTCTTGGATTTGACACAATTGAGCCATATCAG AAAGGTGCTGCTCCATACTTTGGGTGCATTGTGGGTCGGGTGGCGAATAGGATCAGAGATGGGAAGTTTACACTGAATGGAGTTGAGCACTCATTGCCTATTAACAAGCCACCCAACAGTCTCCATG GTGGGAACAAGGGATATGACAAGGTCATCTGGGAAGTTGCTGAGTATAAGCAGGGTGATACTCCATCAATCACCTTTAAGTATCGCAGCCACGATAAGGAAGAAG GCTATCCCGGTGATGTTTCTTTCACCGCGACTTATACGCTGACATCAAAGACCACGATGAGGCTTGACATGGAAGGTGTGCCAGAGAATAAGGCAACACCAATCAGCTTAGCACAACACACCTACTGGAATCTAGCCGGTCACGAATCTGGAACAGTTCTAGATCACACTATTCAGATATGGGCGGATCACATCACCCCCGTAGATCAGTACACCGTTCCAACCGGTGAGATCGTGCCCGTCAAAGGCACACCGTTCGACTTCACAACTGCAAACAAGATTGGCAGCCGTATCAACGAGGTTGGTCTAGGCTACGACCACAACTATGTTATCGACTGCCGGGAGGAAAAATCGGGCTTGAAGCACGCTGCAAAGCTGAAGGATCCTGCTAGCTCGAGGACTCTTGATCTGTGGACCAATGCTCCTGGTATGCAGTTTTACACTGCAAATTATGTGAACGGCGTTGTTGGTAAAGGTGGTGCTGTGTATGGAAAGCAGTCGGCCGCGTGTCTGGAGACGCAGGGATTTCCAAACGCCATCAACCAGCCGAACTTCCCTTCCGTCGTCGTCCAACCGGGAGAGAAGTACAACCACAGTATGCTGTTTGAATTCTCAACCGAGTAG
- the LOC121751684 gene encoding transcription factor IIIA-like has protein sequence MAVDEVDKARDAIFRDIRRYYCEFCGICRSKKTLIAAHIRTHHEEESKKELNEEKEHGEKLNVCEHCGVSFRKPALLKQHMQSHSLERPFICPLDDCHSSYRRKGHLTRHMLQHEGKLFECTFEGCNKNFTLQGNMTRHVKEFHDESASAEVKQHVCSEHGCGKVFKYLSKLKKHEDSHVKLDSVEAFCAEPGCMKYFSNEQCLKEHIRSCHQHIMCDQCGTKQLKKNIKRHMRMHEEGPSLERIKCSFKGCMLTFSNTSNLNQHIKAVHLELKPFVCGMPGCHERFAFKHVRNRHEQTGCHIYTRGNFEESDEQIWSRPRGGRKRKYPVIETLLRKRIVPPSESELASNDEHNNSSC, from the exons ATGGCGGTGGACGAAGTAGATAAAGCGCGCGATGCAATCTTCCGAGACATCAGGAGATATTACTGCGAGTTCTGCGGAATTTGCCGATCGAAGAAAACTCTGATCGCCGCTCACATCCGTACTCACCACGAG GAAGAAAGTAAGAAGGAGCTGAACGAAGAAAAGGAGCATGGCGAGAAACTGAATGTGTGCGAACACTGTGGTGTGAGCTTTCGGAAACCTGCCCTTCTGAAGCAGCATATGCAGAGCCATTCACTCGAG AGGCCTTTTATTTGCCCGTTGGACGACTGCCACTCCAGTTACAGAAGGAAAGGTCACTTGACCAGACACATGCTTCAGCATGAAGGAAAACTGTTTGAATGTACTTTTGAGGGctgcaataagaattttacgtTACAGGGTAATATGACAAGACATGTCAAGGAGTTCCATGATGAATCTGCTTCTGCTGAAGTTAAGCAACATGTCTGCtcagagcacggatgtgggaaGGTCTTTAAATATCTCTCGAAATTGAAAAAGCATGAGGATTCTCATG TTAAGCTGGATTCGGTGGAGGCATTCTGTGCAGAACCAGGCTGTATGAAATACTTTTCCAATGAGCAGTGCCTCAAGGAGCATATTCGGTCTTGCCATCAACACATTATGTGTGATCAATGTGGCACAAAGCAGCTAAAGAAAAACATCAAGCGTCACATGCGCATGCATGAAGAAGGGCCTTCCTTGGAGAGGATCAAATGTAGTTTCAAGGGCTGCATGCTAACATTTTCAAAT ACATCAAATCTCAATCAACATATAAAGGCTGTGCACCTGGAACTAAAACCATTTGTCTGTGGCATGCCCGGTTGTCATGAGAGATTTGCGTTCAAACACGTGAGGAACAGGCATGAACAAACTGGGTGCCACATCTATACTCGC GGAAATTTTGAAGAATCTGATGAGCAAATCTGGTCAAGGCCTAGAGGTGGCAGGAAAAGGAAGTACCCGGTCATTGAGACACTGTTGCGTAAAAGGATTGTTCCGCCTAGTGAATCTGAGCTTGCCAGCAATGACGAGCATAATAACTCATCATGTTAA
- the LOC121751683 gene encoding outer envelope protein 64, chloroplastic-like, giving the protein MASSSANLWVLLGLGIAGILIMTKKLKRAVRADFGAFIERLQLLPPPQPLPPKAPHPLTGLSFAVSDVFDVEGLVTGFGNPDWSRTHEPATRTCPVVAALVDGGATCVGKTVVDDMALGVSGENKHYESPTNPAAPARVPGGASSGAAVAVAAKLADFSLGIDTDGGVRLPAGNCAVVGFQPSHGTVSLSGVIPVSESLDTVGWFAKDPSVLRRVGHVLLQVPYAAQRKPRTFVIADDCFQLSKLPADRTQVVIKSIEKLYGRQVLRHENLGDYIKLKVPSLKTFSVVQANGDGKSSPLAMLANAMQIIKCHEFKQNHNEWINSVNPTLDPVILAQLREASDLTDADIEKCRTIRIELRSAIDALVKDDGILVIPTAPGPPPKLEARESYSKEYLIQATTLSSVASMSGCCQVAVPLGVHEKCPVSLSLLARHGADRFLLDTLQSMYTSLQEQLDTASKPKVSSKAMTNEESANVAKEKGNQAFKDKQWQRAIGFYTEAIKLNSTNATYYSNRAAAYLEIGSYIQAEADCSQAIDLDKKNVKSYLRRGTSREMLGYYKEAMDDFGYALVLEPNNKRASQSLERLRKLFQ; this is encoded by the exons ATGGCGTCTTCATCAGCGAATTTATGGGTTTTACTGGGGCTTGGGATTGCGGGGATACTGATTATGACGAAGAAGCTGAAGCGGGCGGTGAGGGCTGATTTCGGAGCGTTTATAGAGCGGCTACAGCTGTTGCCGCCGCCGCAGCCCCTCCCTCCCAAAGCTCCCCACCCTCTTACTGGCCTATCTTTTGCGGTTTCTGACGT ATTTGATGTTGAAGGACTTGTAACTGGGTTTGGCAATCCAGACTGGTCCAGGACTCATGAACCTGCAACTCGGACATGTCCTGTGGTTGCCGCTCTTGTTGATGGAGGTGCTACATGTGTTGGAAAAACTGTCGTGGATGACATGGCATTAGG tgttagtggagaaAACAAGCATTACGAATCACCAACTAATCCTGCTGCACCTGCACGGGTACCAGGTGGAGCTTCAAGTGGTGCTGCTGTTGCTGTTGCTGCTAAGCTTGCTGATTTTTCATTGG GCATAGATACCGATGGTGGTGTGCGGTTGCCTGCTGGAAACTGTGCCGTGGTTGGCTTTCAACCATCCCATGGGACTGTCTCCCTTTCTGGGGTAATTCCTGTTTCAGAAAGTCTTGACACAGTTG GATGGTTTGCAAAGGATCCTAGTGTACTTCGTCGTGTTGGTCATGTGCTGCTGCAGGTCCCATATGCTGCACAACGCAAGCCAAGGACTTTTGTCATTGCTGATGACTGTTTTCAATTATCAAAGCTTCCTGCAGACCGAACTCAGGTGGTGATAAAGTCCATCGAAAAACTTTATGGAA GACAAGTTCTGCGGCATGAAAATCTAGGTGATTATATAAAATTGAAGGTTCCAAGCCTAAAAACATTCAGTGTTGTTCAAGCAAATGGTGATGGGAAATCTTCTCCATTAGCAATGCTAGCAAATGCAATGCAGATAATTAAATG TCATGAGTTCAAGCAAAATCATAATGAATGGATCAACTCAGTAAACCCTACCCTGGATCCTGTTATCTTGGCACAATTACGGGAAGCATCGGATTTAACTGATGCTGACATTGAAAAATGTCGCACAATCAGGATCGAATTACGTTCTGCTATAGATGCCCTTGTGAAG GATGATGGAATATTAGTTATTCCTACTGCCCCTGGGCCTCCTCCAAAACTTGAAGCCAGGGAGAGTTATTCTAAGGAATATTTAATTCAGGCGACTACCCTGTCTAGCGTAGCTAGTATGTCAGGCTGTTGTCAG GTTGCAGTACCACTGGGAGTCCATGAAAAGTGCCCAGTTTCTTTGTCGCTTCTTGCCAGACATGGGGCTGATAGGTTTCTGCTAGATACACTACAGTCTATGTATACATCATTACAGGAACAGCTTGATACAGCTTCCAAGCCTAAAGTATCTAGTAAAGCTATGACAAATGAAGAGTCTGCTAATGTTGCCAAAGAAAAG GGCAATCAAGCATTCAAAGATAAACAATGGCAGAGAGCTATTGGATTTTATACAGAAGCCATCAAGCTCAATAGTACTAATGCAACTTATTATAGTAACAGGGCTGCAGCTTACTTGGAAATTGGAAG CTACATCCAAGCTGAAGCAGATTGTAGCCAAGCGATTGATCTCGATAAAAAG AATGTAAAGTCCTATCTGAGGAGAGGAACATCACGTGAAATGTTGGGCTACTATAAAGAAGCAATGGATG ATTTTGGATATGCCCTCGTCCTTGAGCCAAACAACAAAAGAGCATCTCAATCTCTAGAGAGGCTGAGGAAGTTATTTCAGTAG
- the LOC121751312 gene encoding probable protein S-acyltransferase 1, with translation MRNQDFVAAPPKWMGPPTLTKKRLYQVWKGRNIFLCGGRLILGPDMRSALLTTIIIGGPALAFCSKMYLKIPTRDLSSGHAVSIVGLVLTLLDLIFLFITSTRNPGIIPRSTKPPISDNASLSSFPSIEWIADVNPEVKLPRTKDVVVNGHTVKVKYCDTCFLYRPPRASHCSTCNNCIQRFDHHCPWLNQCIGARNYGTFILFITTSTILCIYVFTFSFLDLFKKSGWTWRLFSNDVMLVSLIVYSFIAVWFVGGLSLFHYYLIFTNQTTYENFRGLYGKRENPYNIGAIKNVEEILFSKTTPSLVNFREWVTEDECTFAESVTNRYGGNTNGQIDVEQSFYGKDGKPLPKFVDIFEENPKVDSGGKSATDNFFLPFDDDQRTGSSDDEISQRTLMAVSQRMM, from the exons ATGAGAAATCAAGATTTTGTTGCTGCGCCCCCAAAATGGATGGGGCCTCCAACCCTGACGAAGAAGAGGCTTTATCAAGTTTGGAAGGGTAGAAAT ATATTTTTGTGTGGTGGGAGATTGATCTTAGGCCCTGATATGCGGTCAGCCCTGCTAACTACCATCATCATAGGGGGGCCTGCATTAGCATTCTGTAGCAAGATGTATCTGAAAATTCCGACACGAGACTTGTCTTCCGGTCATGCTGTGTCGATTGTGGGACTTGTCCTAACACTTTTG GATTTGATCTTTCTCTTCATCACATCTACGAGGAATCCCGGGATAATTCCTAGGAGCACAAAGCCACCTATCTCAGATAACGCGTCATTAAGCTCCTTCCCATCCATAGAGTGGATTGCTGATGTGAATCCAGAAGTGAAACTGCCAAGAACAAAGGATGTCGTTGTCAATGGCCACACGGTTAAGGTCAAGTACTGCGATACTTGCTTCTTGTACCGTCCACCACGCGCATCACATTGCTCGACTTGCAACAATTGCATCCAGAGGTTCGACCACCATTGCCCCTGGCTGAACCAGTGCATTGGAGCT AGGAACTACGGCACGTTCATCTTGTTCATAACAACCTCAACAATCTTGTGCATATATGTCTTCACATTCTCTTTCTTGGACCTCTTCAAAAAATCCGGTTGGACGTGGCGCCTGTTTTCAAACGACGTGATGCTGGTTTCCCTCATCGTCTACAGCTTCATCGCAGTCTGGTTCGTTGGAGGGCTCAGCCTCTTCCATTACTACCTCATCTTCACCAATCAG ACAACATATGAGAATTTCCGAGGCCTGTACGGCAAGAGGGAGAATCCATACAACATAGGAGCGATCAAGAATGTAGAGGAGATCCTCTTCTCCAAGACGACGCCATCTCTTGTGAATTTCCGGGAATGGGTGACCGAAGATGAATGTACGTTTGCAGAATCTGTGACCAATAGATACGGTGGCAACACCAACGGACAGATAGACGTGGAGCAAAGCTTTTACGGCAAGGATGGGAAACCACTCCCAAAATTTGTGGACATATTTGAGGAGAATCCCAAGGTGGACAGTGGAGGTAAGTCAGCAACTGATAATTTCTTCCTTCCCTTCGACGACGATCAAAGAACTGGCTCCTCCGACGATGAGATCTCGCAAAGAACATTAATGGCTGTATCTCAAAGAATGatgtaa
- the LOC121751685 gene encoding vacuolar protein sorting-associated protein 26C-like gives MSVEIKLSRFNRIYRPGELLEGKIITTLNSSISYQSIRLTLNGTVNLQVRGGSAGVIESLYGVIKPIPIMKKVVDVRSSGKIGSGTTEIPFSVILKDPKEKNLGEFYETFHGGNISIQYLATVDITRGYLHKPLSATIEYIVESDKDNLPQKPIPPEMVIFYITQDTQRHTLISELKSGGFRITGRICTQCSLSDPINGELTVEASAVPIRSIDIHLIRVESILIGERIATESSVIQETQIADGDVCRGMTLPIYIILPRLLTCPSILAGPFSIEFKLRIVITFESDLYKKPTKADPVSSKPWMATESVPLELVRTA, from the exons ATGTCAGTTGAGATCAAATTATCTCGATTCAACCGCATCTATCGCCCCGGC GAACTGCTTGAAGGAAAGATAATCACGACGTTGAATTCTTCTATTTCCTACCAATCCATTCGCCTCACACTTAATGGCACTGTCAATTTACAG GTCCGTGGCGGATCAGCTGGAGTAATTGAGTCCCTGTACGGTGTTATTAAGCCAATTCCAATTAT GAAGAAGGTTGTTGATGTCCGATCATCTGGAAAGATAGGATCAGGTACAACTGAG ATACCATTTTCTGTGATCTTGAAAGATCCTAAAGAGAAGAATCTTGGGGAGTTTTATGAAACCTTTCATGGAGGCAATATTAGCATCCAG TATCTGGCAACTGTTGACATAACGAGAGGATACTTACACAAGCCTTTGTCAGCCACAATAGAATACATTGTTGAGAGTGATAAAG ACAATCTTCCACAGAAGCCGATTCCCCCTGAAATGGTCATCTTCTATATTACGCAGGATACCCAAAGGCACACATTAATTTCTGAATTGAAATCAG GCGGTTTCCGGATTACTGGGCGGATATGTACACAGTGTTCTTTATCAGATCCTATTAATGGAGAGCTAACTGTTGAAGCTTCTGCTGTTCCTATACGATCCATTGACATTCACTTGATTAGAGTGGAGTCAATTTTGATTGGAGAAAGGATAGCAACAGAATCATCTGTGATACAAGAAACTCAG ATAGCAGATGGGGATGTTTGTCGTGGCATGACTTTGCCCATTTACATCATTCTTCCTCGCCTTTTAACATGTCCGAGCATTTTGGCTGG TCCATTCTCAATAGAGTTCAAGCTGAGAATTGTGATAACTTTCGAATCAGATCTATATAAGAAGCCCACAAAAGCTGATCCAGTATCTTCTAAACCATGG atGGCCACCGAAAGTGTGCCATTAGAGTTGGTTCGCACAGCATGA
- the LOC121752607 gene encoding probable protein S-acyltransferase 4 → MEPEKHEPLRLYQVWRGSNRFFFGGRLVFGPDVSSLFLSAFLIAAPALAFCIKVVFIIRHRVKEDKSVVSWYPVLIVALALTILDVAFLVLTSCRDPGIVPRNTKPPECDDSFEMNTPSMEWVNGRTPHLKLPRTKDVVVNGHAVKVKFCDTCLLYRPPRASHCSICNNSVQRFDHHCPWVGQCIGLRNYRYFYMFVSTSTVLCLFVFVVSLINIVRADDHLLKAMSGDVLSVFLILYCFVAVWFVGGLTVFHFYLISTNQTTYENFRYRYDKKENPYNKGMIKNFQEVFFSRIPSSMLDFRAFVEDDELMMTVAPTDDDPAEDITSSKEKIDIEMGNNIGEEKSITLPEILLSIDYGGIHDNLKHKVIERETASDSDNFVVPVDNKVKETTAAPTIDAEEKHDDMKSQQNTTLD, encoded by the exons ATGGAACCGGAGAAACACGAGCCACTGAGGCTCTATCAAGTTTGGAGAGGAAGCAAT AGGTTCTTCTTTGGAGGGAGATTGGTTTTTGGTCCAGATGTATCTTCTTTGTTTTTGTCAGCTTTCTTGATCGCTGCCCCTGCGCTTGCATTTTGTATAAAGGTCGTATTTATCATCAGACATCGCGTTAAAGAAGACAAATCTGTCGTTTCATGGTATCCCGTGCTTATAGTAGCGCTTGCACTCACCATTTTG GATGTAGCCTTCCTTGTCCTAACATCTTGCAGAGACCCTGGGATTGTGCCAAGGAACACGAAGCCTCCCGAATGTGATGATTCATTCGAGATGAATACCCCTTCAATGGAGTGGGTGAATGGCCGAACACCTCATCTCAAACTTCCCCGGACAAAGGATGTTGTTGTCAATGGACACGCGGTGAAGGTGAAATTCTGCGACACGTGCTTGCTGTACCGCCCCCCTCGCGCATCACATTGCTCCATCTGCAATAACAGTGTCCAAAGATTCGACCACCACTGCCCGTGGGTTGGGCAATGCATTGGTTTA CGCAACTATAGGTACTTCTACATGTTCGTGTCAACGTCAACCGTCCTATGCTTGTTTGTGTTTGTGGTGTCGTTGATCAACATTGTCCGAGCAGATGACCATCTCTTGAAAGCCATGTCGGGTGATGTTCTATCAGTGTTTCTGATACTCTACTGCTTCGTCGCTGTCTGGTTTGTTGGTGGCCTTACCGTTTTCCACTTCTACCTCATCAGCACAAACCAG ACGACGTATGAGAACTTCAGGTATCGCTACGACAAGAAGGAGAATCCATACAACAAAGGGATGATCAAGAATTTCCAAGAAGTCTTCTTCTCCAGAATCCCATCATCAATGCTTGATTTTCGAGCATTTGTTGAAGACGATGAGCTGATGATGACTGTAGCACCCACAGACGACGATCCTGCTGAAGACATCACGAGCTCAAAGGAGAAAATCGACATTGAAATGGGAAACAATATCGGAGAGGAAAAGAGCATTACACTTCCTGAGATTCTGCTAAGCATAGACTATGGTGGCATTCATGACAACCTTAAGCACAAGGTGATTGAGAGAGAAACAGCTTCCGATTCAGACAACTTCGTCGTTCCTGTTGATAACAAAGTTAAGGAAACCACAGCTGCCCCTACGATTGATGCTGAGGAGAAACACGATGACATGAAATCTCAACAGAACACAACATTGGACTGA